From a region of the Lentilactobacillus curieae genome:
- a CDS encoding beta-L-arabinofuranosidase domain-containing protein, which translates to MINIVETANILLQDNELLTYQKNTQNYLLSLNPDKFLVNFFNVAGIDVPGNLDSYGGWERNDGTNFRGHFFGHYISALSQSIVETKDSKLKDQLIDKLTQSVNGIFTAQEVYGNNHPDSYGYVSAFRESALDEVEGKFVSDSEKENVLVPWYDLHKILAGLIMTYDNLQEIDGNLASKALDAAKNFGDYVYNRVTKLTDKDQMLKTEYGGMNDALYHLFAITNDKRHLIAAQYFDEVKLFEELSNNHDVLSGLHANTTIPKLLGAIRRYELFNNSSELANENLSATELNNLNMYFTAAKNFWDIVTEHHTYVTGGNSQAEHFHDADKLYHDAVIEDGGLTCETCNSHNMLKLTRELYRITKDEKYLDYYEKTYLNAIMGSQNPQSGMMTYFQPMASGFLKVFNRPFDEFWCCTGTGIESFTKLTDSYYYLDNGSLIIGMYISNTLNDPKINLDLSIKANRQTGHVDIKVSPLDRSKPVQIKSIKLRVPEWAKSGSSITINDQTENISSESGFRDVEISNQLSEISLNLKQDITIESTPDNREYVSFKYGPYVLAGLLPDYKLDDDRPTGILVRSSTPDESAVGTLTTNDKFSLWQSQVTTKAQPKTDERYLFKFSIPGIEEDVNFVPYYQVYDKRYSVYFQWQQEGSEAAKQRESELEKIRSRQKSVVDELTNFDENNFEYNKQIESIYSEIGAFRGKRYRVARENGWFSYVFRNEIKQKVIIELTLNLADVGKVVALQIGDQKEQFTVAAPDPWMLDKSEFFIKKLKITHLNNEPIIPLKFYGSDKAARIFGITIRKEEA; encoded by the coding sequence ATGATTAATATTGTCGAAACTGCAAATATTTTGTTGCAAGATAATGAGTTGTTGACATACCAAAAAAATACTCAAAATTACTTATTGAGTTTGAACCCAGATAAATTTTTGGTTAATTTTTTTAATGTCGCTGGTATTGATGTACCAGGCAACCTTGATTCGTATGGTGGTTGGGAGCGCAATGATGGTACAAACTTTAGGGGTCACTTTTTTGGTCATTATATATCGGCACTATCTCAATCAATTGTTGAAACTAAAGATTCTAAGCTTAAGGATCAATTAATTGATAAGTTGACTCAGTCAGTCAACGGAATATTTACAGCCCAAGAAGTATATGGAAACAATCATCCAGATAGTTATGGATATGTTTCTGCTTTTAGAGAATCTGCTTTAGATGAAGTTGAAGGGAAATTTGTTTCAGATTCAGAGAAAGAAAATGTTTTGGTGCCTTGGTATGACCTTCATAAGATATTAGCTGGTTTAATAATGACCTACGATAATTTGCAAGAAATCGATGGAAATCTGGCAAGTAAAGCTTTGGATGCCGCCAAAAATTTCGGCGATTATGTATACAATCGAGTAACAAAGTTAACTGATAAAGATCAAATGCTTAAAACTGAGTATGGTGGGATGAATGATGCTTTGTATCATTTGTTTGCCATCACAAATGACAAGCGCCATCTCATTGCTGCTCAATATTTTGATGAAGTTAAATTATTTGAAGAGCTTAGCAACAACCACGATGTGTTATCGGGATTGCATGCGAATACCACGATTCCTAAACTCTTAGGAGCAATCCGAAGGTATGAACTGTTTAATAACTCGAGTGAGCTTGCTAATGAAAATCTCTCAGCTACAGAATTAAATAATTTAAATATGTATTTTACTGCTGCTAAGAATTTTTGGGACATCGTTACAGAACACCATACTTATGTAACCGGAGGTAACAGTCAGGCAGAACACTTCCATGATGCTGATAAGCTTTATCATGATGCGGTTATTGAAGATGGTGGCTTAACATGTGAAACTTGCAATTCGCATAACATGCTTAAATTAACACGTGAGCTTTACCGAATTACTAAAGATGAAAAGTATTTGGACTATTACGAAAAGACATATTTGAACGCAATTATGGGATCTCAAAATCCACAGTCTGGGATGATGACCTATTTTCAACCAATGGCTTCAGGATTTTTGAAAGTATTTAACCGACCATTTGATGAATTTTGGTGCTGTACTGGAACTGGAATTGAAAGCTTTACCAAACTTACCGATTCGTATTATTACCTGGATAACGGTTCGTTGATAATTGGTATGTATATTTCAAATACATTGAATGACCCAAAGATTAATCTTGATCTAAGTATAAAAGCGAATAGACAGACTGGCCATGTAGATATCAAGGTTAGTCCATTGGATAGATCAAAACCAGTTCAAATAAAGTCAATTAAATTGAGGGTTCCAGAGTGGGCTAAGTCTGGCAGTTCAATAACAATCAACGACCAGACAGAAAATATATCATCAGAAAGTGGATTTAGAGATGTTGAAATAAGCAATCAATTAAGCGAGATTTCACTTAACCTTAAGCAGGATATCACAATAGAATCAACTCCTGATAATCGTGAGTATGTATCTTTTAAATATGGTCCGTACGTTTTAGCCGGACTATTGCCTGACTATAAGTTAGATGATGATCGACCAACTGGTATTCTGGTTCGTAGCTCGACACCTGATGAATCAGCGGTTGGAACGTTAACTACTAATGATAAATTTAGTCTCTGGCAGAGCCAAGTTACGACAAAAGCTCAACCTAAGACGGATGAACGCTATCTCTTTAAGTTTTCGATTCCTGGAATTGAAGAAGACGTTAATTTTGTCCCTTATTACCAAGTATATGATAAAAGGTACAGCGTGTATTTTCAGTGGCAACAGGAAGGCAGTGAAGCTGCCAAACAAAGGGAAAGTGAACTTGAGAAAATTAGGAGCCGACAAAAGAGTGTGGTAGATGAGCTTACTAACTTTGATGAAAACAACTTTGAATATAATAAGCAAATTGAGTCAATTTATTCTGAAATTGGCGCCTTTCGAGGCAAACGCTACCGGGTTGCTCGTGAAAATGGCTGGTTCTCTTATGTATTTCGTAACGAAATTAAACAAAAGGTGATAATTGAGCTGACATTAAATTTAGCAGATGTAGGCAAAGTGGTGGCCTTACAGATTGGTGATCAAAAGGAGCAATTCACAGTGGCTGCTCCCGACCCGTGGATGCTAGATAAGTCGGAATTTTTCATTAAAAAGTTGAAGATAACTCATTTGAATAATGAACCAATTATTCCGTTGAAATTTTATGGTAGTGATAAAGCCGCAAGAATTTTTGGAATTACCATTCGAAAAGAGGAAGCATAA
- a CDS encoding AEC family transporter yields MLQTLLFALLPIIVTIALGYMSAAKGMFDDHDSRQFVHLVLNYMLPLSVFSGIWSTPRKIIIQDIPLATWLLVSMVGAYFLLLVIHRYILHTELQISSLRSMSVADPSVLFIGSAILPLIFGQSLSAITIGICTLIINIIMLPVVFSSLTEVRSLGSRIVSTLKKPLVLAALLGFVLALCGSQMPEQLAGSFELLGKGAGGLAIFATGIILYTRKILVNSAIAMTVLTKNVLFPLVIWGVMLALNAPSELQRIVVLTLAIPTATMPTSLAIQFKVNESELASTQFWSTVCSFVTLSGFLIVLS; encoded by the coding sequence ATGTTACAAACATTGTTGTTTGCACTACTACCAATTATTGTTACCATCGCGTTAGGATATATGTCTGCTGCCAAGGGAATGTTCGATGATCATGATAGTCGTCAATTTGTTCACTTGGTCTTGAATTACATGCTGCCATTAAGCGTGTTTTCTGGAATTTGGAGTACTCCAAGGAAGATAATTATTCAGGATATTCCATTAGCGACCTGGTTATTAGTTAGCATGGTGGGTGCCTATTTTCTACTGCTAGTTATTCATAGATACATACTACATACAGAACTGCAGATTTCGTCATTGAGATCCATGTCGGTTGCGGACCCGTCTGTGCTGTTTATCGGTTCAGCGATTCTACCATTGATTTTTGGCCAGTCGTTAAGTGCAATTACGATTGGAATCTGTACGTTGATCATTAATATCATAATGTTACCAGTGGTGTTTAGCTCATTAACGGAAGTCCGTTCACTGGGCTCCAGAATCGTTAGCACGTTAAAAAAGCCGCTGGTTTTAGCAGCACTTTTAGGGTTTGTGCTCGCACTTTGCGGATCACAGATGCCCGAACAATTAGCAGGATCATTTGAATTACTTGGTAAAGGTGCGGGTGGTTTAGCAATTTTTGCAACTGGAATTATTCTGTATACCAGAAAGATTTTGGTAAACAGTGCAATTGCAATGACTGTACTTACCAAGAATGTTCTTTTCCCATTAGTAATTTGGGGCGTAATGTTGGCTTTAAATGCACCTTCAGAGTTGCAAAGAATCGTGGTGTTAACTTTAGCAATTCCAACCGCAACGATGCCAACCAGTTTAGCAATTCAGTTTAAAGTTAATGAATCAGAGTTGGCATCAACTCAATTCTGGAGCACGGTGTGTTCGTTTGTGACATTATCTGGATTTTTAATCGTGTTGAGTTAG
- a CDS encoding cupin domain-containing protein yields MTKNEEVKNGVIFDRGDLNEAFAKYFVGNSYLNHLVTDPEVNVGVGVVTFEPGTRNNWHIHHDGYQILLVTGGEGWYQEDGKPAQKLTAGDVIVTHDGVKHWHGATSNSWFSHIAITAGTPEWLEPVSDKVYNKLEG; encoded by the coding sequence GTGACTAAAAATGAAGAGGTTAAAAACGGCGTGATTTTTGACCGTGGTGATTTGAACGAAGCATTTGCAAAATATTTTGTTGGTAATAGTTATTTGAATCATCTGGTGACTGATCCAGAAGTAAACGTAGGTGTTGGGGTGGTGACATTTGAACCGGGAACCAGAAACAACTGGCATATTCATCATGATGGCTACCAAATTCTGTTGGTAACCGGTGGTGAAGGCTGGTATCAAGAAGATGGCAAACCAGCTCAGAAATTAACTGCTGGTGACGTAATCGTCACTCATGATGGTGTCAAACATTGGCATGGAGCTACAAGTAATAGTTGGTTCTCCCATATCGCAATTACAGCGGGAACCCCTGAATGGCTCGAACCCGTTAGCGATAAAGTTTATAATAAATTGGAGGGATAA
- a CDS encoding TetR/AcrR family transcriptional regulator: MKLNLKAKETEARIEDAFWQVLDEKGLERLTVTDIIKVANINRSTFYNYFPDKYELLGHLQDQLIDGIKQITNEKAIVTSQSPEEICTMLNSYFINLLTYVKNNAKHILIMYDHDQETLFVSRIHYFSKEFFPYWAKLLHENSEIKAQYAYAGIMGMIASIVLEWFDSDFSLSVEEVAAIANDVVQKFIFQR, encoded by the coding sequence ATGAAGCTCAATTTAAAGGCTAAAGAAACCGAAGCCCGCATCGAGGACGCATTTTGGCAGGTACTTGATGAAAAAGGCTTGGAACGGCTAACCGTCACCGACATTATCAAGGTAGCAAATATTAACCGATCCACCTTTTACAACTACTTTCCAGACAAATATGAACTATTGGGGCATTTACAAGATCAACTTATTGATGGTATCAAACAGATCACTAACGAAAAAGCGATAGTAACAAGCCAATCGCCTGAAGAAATATGCACAATGTTAAATAGTTACTTTATCAATCTACTAACTTACGTAAAGAACAATGCAAAACATATTCTGATAATGTATGACCATGATCAAGAAACCCTATTTGTGAGTCGAATTCATTATTTTTCCAAAGAGTTTTTTCCGTACTGGGCAAAATTGTTACATGAAAATAGTGAAATCAAAGCCCAATACGCTTATGCCGGAATCATGGGAATGATTGCTAGCATTGTGTTAGAGTGGTTTGACTCTGATTTTAGTCTCAGTGTTGAAGAAGTGGCTGCGATAGCTAATGATGTGGTTCAAAAGTTTATTTTTCAAAGATAA
- a CDS encoding alpha-L-arabinofuranosidase C-terminal domain-containing protein, producing the protein MFKFKIKNVTDVQLNDLYGIFFEDINHAADGGLYAEMVQNRSFEFEHVDNQAYKPLYSWKVSGTFHYSVESNDSLGSQNLHYLHVDSGSGPVTVTNFGFNDGMALTIQSQYDFSLFANPKQPFAIEVMLIDDENNEISQRETIQISKLRWQKYQCRLTANTTTSRGRLVLIIPKGQDVNLDMISLFPVDTFKHRKNGVRKDIAKVLLEMKPKFLRFPGGCLVHDGTLDKDDRDSMYRWKNSIGPVEHRPTRRNKWGYNQTLGLGFFEYFQFAEDIGAKPLPVLPGGYDPHHHRAAPINKLNEWVQDALDLIEFANGGTNTTWGCLRSEMGHPEPFNLEYLAIGNEEVGQEFFDRYPIFHKAIKEKYPDIKLINSSGPFASGKEFNRGWQSAVANGSDFVDEHFYMAPDWFYANYSRYDNYDSNGPKAFIGEYASKANRWENALAEAAFMTSLEKNANKVGLACYAPLLANIAYVNWSPDLIFFNQKEVCPSVNYYVQKAFMNFQGTNDVAYEVSGEQRNKVLKENKFGGTIGLEGDNADVEFYGATLTNYEDNLTYHLDSATISDKNHIDLFSIDSQSYGIKFKAKRIGGRSDKGFHLAFSKQGVNNQFQWILGGWENQDSIIRQLGSGNDQSEWDQCAWSMETNKEYQFEIQVRKRNVKTYIDGEIMNDIDISPSVIHSLYHNLVFDKNNKEYYLKLVNVTNDSFDVSLDDPIFVGAKIHELSGDPKSENLTGQENVLSQKEYEVDSLKVEVPKYSVIIVESQPQIDGSYKND; encoded by the coding sequence ATGTTCAAGTTCAAAATTAAAAACGTAACTGACGTTCAACTTAATGATCTTTATGGCATTTTTTTTGAGGACATTAATCATGCGGCAGACGGGGGTCTATATGCGGAAATGGTGCAAAATAGGTCATTTGAGTTTGAACATGTGGATAATCAAGCTTATAAGCCTCTGTACTCCTGGAAAGTCAGTGGGACATTTCATTATTCTGTTGAGAGCAATGATTCGCTAGGTAGTCAAAATCTCCATTATCTGCACGTAGATTCAGGTAGTGGACCAGTAACGGTGACTAATTTTGGGTTTAATGATGGGATGGCCCTCACAATCCAAAGCCAATATGATTTTTCGTTGTTTGCTAATCCAAAGCAACCATTTGCAATCGAGGTTATGCTAATTGATGATGAAAACAATGAAATAAGCCAGCGAGAGACGATTCAGATTTCGAAATTACGTTGGCAAAAATATCAATGTCGGTTAACTGCGAATACGACAACTTCCAGAGGGCGATTAGTCTTAATAATCCCCAAAGGACAGGATGTAAACCTTGATATGATTTCGCTTTTTCCTGTTGATACTTTTAAGCATCGTAAAAATGGCGTCCGAAAAGATATTGCCAAAGTATTATTGGAAATGAAACCGAAATTCCTTAGATTTCCTGGTGGTTGTTTAGTGCACGACGGTACCTTGGATAAGGATGACCGTGACTCAATGTATAGATGGAAGAATTCGATTGGCCCAGTTGAGCATCGCCCAACGAGGAGAAACAAGTGGGGATATAACCAAACTCTCGGATTGGGATTCTTTGAGTATTTTCAATTTGCAGAAGATATTGGCGCTAAGCCACTTCCGGTTTTGCCTGGTGGTTACGATCCTCATCATCATCGAGCAGCCCCAATTAACAAGCTCAACGAGTGGGTTCAAGATGCATTAGATTTAATTGAATTTGCAAATGGTGGCACTAATACGACATGGGGATGTTTAAGGTCTGAAATGGGACATCCTGAACCATTTAACCTAGAGTATTTGGCAATTGGAAATGAGGAGGTAGGTCAAGAATTCTTTGATCGTTATCCAATCTTCCACAAAGCAATCAAGGAAAAGTATCCTGACATAAAACTAATCAATTCGAGCGGCCCATTTGCTTCTGGTAAGGAATTTAACAGAGGCTGGCAAAGTGCGGTAGCGAACGGCTCGGATTTTGTAGATGAACATTTCTACATGGCACCAGACTGGTTTTATGCGAATTACTCACGCTATGATAATTACGACTCTAACGGACCCAAGGCGTTTATTGGGGAATATGCGTCAAAGGCTAACCGTTGGGAAAATGCCCTGGCCGAGGCAGCATTTATGACTTCATTAGAGAAAAATGCAAATAAGGTTGGACTAGCTTGCTACGCTCCTTTATTGGCAAACATTGCTTACGTTAATTGGTCTCCAGACTTGATTTTCTTCAACCAAAAGGAAGTTTGTCCGAGTGTCAATTACTATGTCCAAAAGGCATTTATGAATTTTCAAGGGACAAACGATGTTGCTTATGAGGTTTCTGGCGAGCAAAGGAATAAAGTACTTAAGGAAAATAAATTTGGTGGCACCATCGGACTAGAAGGAGACAATGCGGATGTTGAATTTTATGGTGCAACTCTAACTAACTACGAAGATAACTTAACTTATCATTTAGATTCTGCGACGATAAGTGATAAGAACCACATTGATTTATTCAGTATTGATAGCCAATCCTATGGCATCAAATTCAAAGCAAAACGAATTGGTGGTAGATCTGATAAGGGATTCCACTTGGCATTTAGCAAGCAAGGCGTGAATAATCAATTTCAATGGATTCTGGGTGGTTGGGAAAATCAGGATTCAATCATCAGACAGTTAGGTTCAGGAAATGATCAAAGTGAATGGGATCAATGCGCTTGGTCAATGGAAACAAACAAGGAATATCAGTTTGAAATTCAGGTGAGAAAACGAAACGTCAAGACTTATATTGACGGGGAAATAATGAATGATATCGACATATCACCATCCGTTATTCACTCGCTTTACCATAATTTAGTTTTTGATAAGAATAACAAAGAATATTATTTAAAATTGGTAAATGTAACGAATGATTCATTTGATGTTTCTTTAGATGATCCAATCTTTGTTGGTGCAAAGATTCATGAACTATCAGGTGATCCAAAATCTGAAAATTTGACTGGGCAGGAAAATGTTCTAAGCCAAAAAGAGTATGAAGTTGATAGCTTAAAAGTTGAGGTTCCAAAATATTCGGTGATAATTGTAGAAAGCCAACCACAGATTGATGGGAGTTATAAAAATGATTAA
- a CDS encoding MerR family transcriptional regulator → MKIGEFSEKVGLSVFTLRYYEDEGLIRPQRDENNRRYYTDQDARWLMFVLHLKGTGMTMEEIQQYIKLRAIGDSTILERKELLKKVSQRAKNEIKELQANLRVINHKIDWYSGKLDSTISDSESFKEYLERMGEQSD, encoded by the coding sequence ATGAAAATTGGTGAATTTAGCGAGAAGGTTGGACTATCAGTCTTTACACTCCGTTATTACGAAGATGAAGGGCTGATTCGGCCGCAGCGTGATGAAAATAATCGGCGCTATTACACAGATCAAGATGCCCGCTGGCTTATGTTTGTCCTGCATTTAAAAGGTACCGGAATGACGATGGAAGAAATCCAGCAATACATTAAGCTCCGGGCAATTGGCGATTCCACGATTTTAGAGCGCAAGGAACTATTAAAAAAGGTTAGTCAGCGCGCAAAAAATGAAATCAAGGAACTCCAAGCAAATTTACGAGTAATCAACCATAAGATTGACTGGTATTCAGGAAAGTTAGACTCCACGATTTCTGATAGTGAGTCCTTCAAGGAATATCTTGAAAGAATGGGTGAGCAAAGTGACTAA
- a CDS encoding carboxymuconolactone decarboxylase family protein produces the protein MKKQTAGREKLGDFAPKFAELNDDVLFGEVWSREQEMSPRDRSLITCSALMAQGLFPQLESHMKIAKQNGVTKDEMVELITQLAFYTGWPKAWSAFGIAKEIFE, from the coding sequence ATGAAAAAACAAACAGCTGGTCGTGAAAAACTGGGTGACTTTGCCCCCAAGTTTGCCGAACTAAATGATGATGTTTTGTTTGGTGAAGTTTGGTCGCGTGAGCAGGAGATGTCACCACGTGATCGAAGTTTGATTACTTGTTCAGCCCTCATGGCACAAGGACTATTTCCCCAATTGGAGAGCCATATGAAGATTGCTAAGCAAAATGGCGTTACTAAAGACGAAATGGTCGAACTAATTACCCAACTGGCGTTTTATACTGGTTGGCCCAAGGCGTGGTCAGCATTTGGCATCGCTAAGGAAATATTCGAATAG
- a CDS encoding family 43 glycosylhydrolase: MTNYINPVVVQRADPFIYKHSDGYYYFSASVPEYDRIELRRAKTINGLAHATPRTIWKKHETPGVMDNLIWAPEIHWIDGVWYIYFEAESTVFNSNGGADHPHRMFCISSDLENPMDFSGWVEKGQIETPIDSFSLDETVFELNGNLMMVWAQKDPAIEGSSNLYIAQMKNPWTIGSEPVMISTPTFDWEKRRFAVNEGPAVIVKNGMVFITYSASATDENYCVGMLYAKDSSDLLNADSWTKLDHPVFESNPENHQYGPGHNSFTKSEDGRQDLIVYHCRDYKDIDGDPLYDPNRHTMVQPFTWDQNGFPVFGKPVSNNYD; the protein is encoded by the coding sequence ATGACTAATTACATCAATCCCGTTGTAGTTCAGCGGGCAGACCCTTTCATATATAAACATTCTGACGGGTATTACTATTTTTCTGCCAGTGTTCCTGAGTATGACAGAATTGAATTACGCAGAGCAAAGACAATTAATGGTTTAGCTCACGCGACTCCAAGGACAATTTGGAAAAAACACGAAACGCCTGGAGTAATGGATAACTTGATTTGGGCGCCTGAAATACATTGGATTGATGGAGTTTGGTATATCTATTTTGAAGCTGAAAGTACTGTGTTTAATTCCAATGGTGGTGCTGATCACCCACATAGAATGTTTTGCATAAGTTCAGATCTAGAAAATCCAATGGACTTCTCGGGATGGGTGGAAAAAGGGCAGATTGAAACCCCAATTGATAGTTTTAGTTTAGATGAAACTGTTTTTGAGCTAAATGGTAACTTAATGATGGTCTGGGCACAAAAAGATCCAGCAATCGAAGGCAGTTCCAACTTATATATTGCGCAGATGAAGAATCCATGGACTATTGGTAGCGAGCCGGTGATGATAAGCACGCCAACTTTTGATTGGGAAAAACGGAGATTTGCGGTTAATGAGGGCCCGGCAGTGATAGTAAAAAATGGTATGGTGTTTATTACCTATTCTGCCAGTGCTACCGATGAAAATTACTGTGTAGGAATGCTGTATGCGAAGGATAGCTCAGATTTACTTAATGCAGATTCGTGGACGAAATTAGACCATCCTGTATTTGAGAGTAATCCAGAAAATCACCAGTATGGTCCTGGCCATAATTCCTTTACCAAGTCAGAAGATGGGCGGCAAGACCTGATTGTGTATCATTGCCGTGATTACAAAGATATTGATGGTGACCCACTATACGACCCCAATAGGCATACGATGGTTCAACCATTTACATGGGATCAGAATGGATTTCCGGTGTTTGGTAAGCCAGTCTCGAATAATTATGATTAA
- a CDS encoding zinc-binding dehydrogenase: protein MKEAILVKPGEMEITDKDIPMIEQPSDVILKVVRTCVCGSDLWNYRGINDVKPDQINSGHEALAIVESVGDDVTTVKPGDFVIAPFTHGCGHCAACLAGFDGSCQNHTDNFSEGVQAEYVRFQYGQWALVKVPGKPDDYSEGMLKSLLTLADVMATGYHAAQVANVSAGDTVVVMGDGAVGLCGIIAAKMKGAKKIISTSRHEDRLALAKEFGATDNVATRGDEAVRDIMALTNNQGADAVLECVGTEQSTETALQVGRPGAIVGRVGLPHTASQDMTGLFYQNLQVAGGPASVTTYDKQALLKAVLDGEINPGKVFTNTYSLSEIDQAYKDMDSRKTVKAYVVVE, encoded by the coding sequence ATGAAAGAAGCAATTTTAGTTAAACCAGGTGAAATGGAGATTACCGACAAGGATATCCCCATGATTGAACAACCTAGTGACGTGATTTTGAAGGTTGTGCGTACCTGTGTTTGTGGTTCAGATTTATGGAACTATCGAGGAATTAACGATGTTAAGCCTGACCAGATTAATTCTGGGCATGAAGCTTTGGCAATCGTTGAAAGCGTTGGTGACGATGTAACCACCGTTAAGCCAGGTGACTTTGTGATTGCACCATTTACCCATGGATGTGGCCATTGTGCTGCTTGTTTAGCCGGATTTGATGGCTCGTGTCAAAACCATACCGATAACTTTAGTGAGGGTGTTCAAGCTGAATATGTGCGGTTCCAATATGGGCAATGGGCATTGGTAAAAGTCCCTGGTAAGCCAGACGATTACAGTGAAGGGATGTTAAAATCCTTGTTAACTTTGGCTGATGTGATGGCCACTGGTTATCATGCTGCCCAAGTCGCAAACGTTTCTGCAGGCGATACTGTGGTCGTAATGGGTGACGGAGCGGTTGGCCTTTGTGGAATTATCGCTGCTAAGATGAAGGGCGCTAAAAAGATTATTTCTACTAGTCGGCATGAGGATCGGTTAGCGCTTGCCAAAGAATTTGGGGCAACCGACAACGTTGCTACCCGTGGTGACGAAGCCGTCCGTGACATTATGGCACTCACAAACAACCAAGGTGCTGACGCAGTCCTTGAGTGTGTGGGAACTGAGCAATCAACCGAGACCGCCCTTCAAGTCGGCCGTCCAGGAGCAATTGTCGGCCGTGTTGGGTTGCCACATACTGCAAGTCAAGATATGACTGGCTTGTTCTACCAAAACCTTCAAGTTGCAGGTGGTCCAGCTTCTGTAACGACCTATGATAAGCAAGCATTACTAAAAGCTGTTCTTGACGGTGAAATCAATCCAGGTAAGGTGTTTACAAATACTTATTCATTGTCTGAAATTGATCAGGCATATAAGGATATGGATTCACGTAAGACAGTGAAGGCATATGTAGTAGTCGAATAA
- a CDS encoding AEC family transporter, producing the protein MLNHLMFALLPVIFTFALGYFAAAKGSFDDRDSRKLVSLVMNVMLPMSVFAGIWGTPRKIIIQDIPLAGWLIIGMVGSYFSLLLIHRFIMKTPISVSLLRAMSVAMPSVPFIGSAILPPVFGASLSAITIGVCSLVINVIMLPVAYALLDGEKSANGNRVLTTLRKPLVASALGGFALALLGWQMPANFAGTFELLGKGAGGLAIFATGVVLFTKKISVSKTIFATVTSKNIIFPLVVWGLMLLFNLPSEIRRVVVVTLAIPTAVMPTSLGIQFNVNPAELASTQFWSTVVSAVSLAIFLMALS; encoded by the coding sequence GTGCTTAACCACTTAATGTTTGCACTACTCCCCGTGATTTTCACGTTTGCGTTGGGATATTTTGCGGCGGCAAAAGGTTCGTTCGATGACCGTGATAGTAGGAAACTGGTCTCGTTAGTTATGAATGTTATGTTGCCAATGAGTGTCTTTGCGGGAATTTGGGGTACACCTAGAAAGATTATTATCCAAGATATTCCGTTAGCAGGCTGGTTAATAATTGGGATGGTCGGCAGCTATTTCTCGTTACTATTGATTCATCGCTTCATTATGAAGACGCCAATTAGTGTGTCCTTATTACGAGCGATGTCAGTTGCGATGCCGTCAGTTCCCTTTATTGGCTCGGCAATCTTACCCCCAGTATTTGGGGCATCGTTAAGTGCCATCACAATTGGGGTTTGTTCCCTAGTAATTAATGTGATTATGTTGCCAGTAGCTTACGCCTTACTTGATGGTGAAAAGTCGGCGAATGGGAATCGAGTGCTAACAACGTTGCGCAAACCTTTGGTTGCCTCGGCTCTTGGTGGATTTGCCCTCGCGTTATTGGGATGGCAAATGCCAGCTAACTTTGCAGGCACCTTTGAATTACTTGGAAAGGGTGCTGGTGGACTAGCAATTTTTGCGACTGGAGTCGTTTTGTTTACCAAGAAGATTTCTGTTAGCAAGACCATTTTTGCGACAGTTACTTCTAAAAACATCATATTTCCACTAGTTGTTTGGGGATTAATGTTACTGTTCAATCTGCCATCAGAAATTCGCCGGGTGGTCGTAGTCACCTTAGCAATTCCAACCGCAGTAATGCCAACTAGTTTAGGGATTCAATTTAACGTCAATCCCGCAGAATTAGCATCAACACAGTTCTGGAGTACAGTTGTTTCCGCAGTTTCGTTAGCAATTTTCTTGATGGCTCTTAGTTAA